The following proteins come from a genomic window of Anopheles ziemanni chromosome 3, idAnoZiCoDA_A2_x.2, whole genome shotgun sequence:
- the LOC131287385 gene encoding neuroligin-3, whose product MMFVKFQYFCIVYFLLMRFLNGATMDLYKNSRLGNRIVQTRYGRLQGLVLPLEGYKFLKPIEAFLGVPYATPPTKMNRFSPTRTPSPWDGIRIADKFSPVCPQRLPNVNNETAALDKMPKGRLEYLKRLLPFLQNQSEDCLYLNVFAPVHATQSDKKLPVIVFLHGESFEWNSGNPYDGTVLASYSDLVVVTLNYRLGILGFLNANPSPQLRARVANYGLMDQMAALHWVQQNIAKFGGDPSTVTLAGHGSGAACINFLMTSPTMVPGLFHRAILLSGSAYSSWALVEDPVVYALKLAKEVNCSIPEDLIKNHELIVDCLRDVPLEELFAADIQPPSFLSAFGPSVDGVVIRPGRSNQDIDELPVRAGTSKRSQGAAGRYDLLFGVVTGEALWRFSAADIQSGFEGERRDKILRTYVRNAYTYHLSEIFYTVVNEYTDWERTVQHPINMRDAAVSALSDAQFVAPLVHTGDMLAPPPPLPGQEPSGPKCFFYVFDYQTKDGDYPQRMGTVHGEDLPYVFGAPLVDGFNHFPRNYTKSEVALSEAIMVYWANFARTGNPNEHHRQDSILSASRERNRFRSINWEEYDPVHQKYLEIGMKPRMKNHFRAHQLSIWLRLIPELHKAGMEDVIARHNLFKNHDDMDLYEGLVKPDSFAGRLNYLEDNLKRRGMLTGGELGHALHANVGMTTAEPVLLTTCMPVGNYSALAPTVTVLNATTDTLAGLEAAGYAAYSTALSVTIAIGCSLLILNVLIFAGVYYQRDKTRLEVKSLQKQYQQRGGGLHQQGPFDPIKHAHYHLGHSQSANVIVDVENHDTGALILAGDVKSSHICTNAMQISVMKSGSPGGGGVDGRGNGGGGNMVGNVGGGGGGGGVDGGSCNVPAPLGQSNVTKMSLQANNTSYGTTKLPPRSEHIAIPIKNSTFIGTGAGGGGGTFVSGMMTLPKPSSQQQQQQQQQQQQHQQQVHIPMSYNRNECMTLPRGVGGAGLSAASAGTNTDVQQIKLPPNGTAIGIHMRASQASPENRPLLATHQQQQQQQQMVSSGHSHHHAHHGQQQQQHQDSLTQLKSQNLKNNNSCPQQLPHAAMSEMRV is encoded by the exons ATTTAGTCCAACCCGCACGCCGTCGCCCTGGGACGGCATACGGATAGCGGATAAGTTTAGTCCGGTCTGTCCCCAGCGACTGCCGAATGTAAATAACGAAACAGCAGCTTTAGATAAGATGCCAAAAGGACGACTAGAGTACTTGAAACGTTTGCTACCTTTTTTACAGAACCAATCGGAGGACTGTTtgtatttgaatgtatttgCCCCAGTTCATG CCACTCAAAGTGACAAGAAACTGCCTGTTATAGTATTTTTACACGGAGAGTCGTTCGAGTGGAACAGCGGGAACCCGTACGATGGTACCGTACTAGCCAGTTACAGTGATTTAGTCGTAGTTACGTTAAACTATCGGTTAGGTATATTGG GTTTTCTTAATGCCAATCCCAGCCCACAGTTGCGCGCCCGAGTGGCGAACTATGGCCTGATGGACCAGATGGCCGCCCTGCACTGGGTCCAGCAGAACATCGCCAAGTTCGGCGGCGACCCGTCGACGGTGACGCTGGCGGGGCACGGGAGTGGCGCAGCCTGCATCAACTTCCTGATGACGTCCCCGACGATGGTGCCGGGCCTGTTCCACCGGGCGATCCTGCTGTCCGGCTCGGCCTACTCGTCCTGGGCGCTGGTCGAAGACCCGGTAGTGTACGCGCTCAAGCTGGCCAAGGAGGTCAACTGCTCGATCCCGGAGGATCTAATCAAGAACCACGAGCTGATCGTCGACTGCTTGCGGGATGTGCCGCTCGAGGAGCTGTTCGCCGCCGACATTCAGCCACCGAGCTTCCTGAGTGCGTTCGGTCCATCGGTGGACGGGGTGGTGATACGACCCGGCCGGTCCAACCAGGACATCGACGAGCTGCCGGTCCGAGCCGGCACCTCCAAGCGCTCGCAAGGTGCGGCCGGGCGCTACGACCTGCTGTTCGGCGTCGTCACCGGCGAGGCTCTCTGGCGCTTCAGTGCCGCCGACATTCAGAGCGGGTTCGAGGGCGAGCGACGAGACAAGATCCTGCGGACGTACGTGCGTAACGCGTACACCTACCACCTGAGCGAGATCTTCTACACGGTGGTGAACGAGTATACGGACTGGGAGCGTACCGTGCAGCACCCGATCAATATGCGCGATGCCGCCGTCTCAGCGCTGTCCGATGCTCAGTTCGTTGCGCCACTCGTGCACACCGGCGACATGCTGGCCCCACCGCCGCCACTGCCCGGCCAGGAGCCGTCGGGGCCGAAGTGTTTCTTCTACGTGTTCGACTACCAGACCAAGGACGGGGACTACCCGCAGCGGATGGGTACGGTGCACGGGGAGGACCTACCGTACGTGTTCGGCGCTCCACTCGTGGACGGCTTCAATCACTTCCCGCGGAACTACACCAAGTCGGAGGTGGCCCTTTCGGAGGCTATCATGGTGTACTGGGCTAACTTCGCGCGAACAGG CAACCCAAACGAGCACCATCGACAGGACTCAATCCTGTCGGCGTCACGCGAACGGAACCGCTTCCGCAGCATCAACTGGGAGGAGTACGATCCGGTCCATCAGAAATACTTGGAAATTG GCATGAAGCCACGGATGAAGAACCACTTCCGAGCGCACCAGCTGTCGATCTGGCTGCGGTTGATCCCGGAGCTGCACAAGGCCGGCATGGAGGACGTGATAGCGAGGCACAATCTCTTCAAAAACCACGATGACATGGACCTGTACGAGGGTCTGGTGAAACCGGACTCGTTCGCCGGCCGGCTCAACTACCTGGAGGACAATCTCAAGCGCCGAGGTATGCTCACGGGCGGCGAACTAGGCCACGCACTGCACGCCAACG TCGGCATGACGACGGCCGAGCCAGTCCTGCTAACAACGTGCATGCCGGTCGGCAACTACAGTGCACTGGCGCCGACGGTCACGGTCCTGAACGCCACCACGGACACGCTGGCCGGGCTCGAGGCGGCCGGATATGCCGCCTACTCGACCGCGCTCAGCgtcacgatcgcgatcggcTGCAGTCTGCTCATCCTGAACGTGCTCATCTTCGCCGGCGTGTACTACCAGCGCGACAAGACGCGGCTCGAGGTGAAGAGCCTGCAGAAACAGTACCAGCAGCGGGGCGGTGGCCTCCACCAGCAGGGTCCGTTCGATCCGATTAAGCACGCCCACTACCATCTCGGCCATTCGCAGTCGGCGAACGTGATCGTGGACGTCGAGAACCACGATACGGGCGCGCTCATCCTGGCCGGCGACGTCAAGTCGTCGCACATCTGCACCAACGCCATGCAGATAAGCGTCATGAAGAGTGGCTCACCGGGTGGTGGCGGTGTCGATGGTCGCGGTAACGGCGGTGGTGGGAATATGGTTGGgaatgttggtggtggtggtggtggtggtggagtggACGGTGGAAGTTGCAATGTGCCGGCCCCGCTCGGCCAGTCGAACGTGACGAAGATGTCGCTGCAAGCGAACAACACGTCCTACGGTACGACGAAGCTTCCGCCGCGCAGCGAACACATCGCCATTCCGATCAAGAACTCCACCTTCATCGGCACCGGCGCCGGTGGGGGTGGTGGGACGTTCGTCAGCGGCATGATGACACTGCCAAAGCCCAGctcacagcagcagcagcaacagcagcagcagcagcaacaacatcagcagcaagtGCACATCCCGATGAGCTACAACCGGAACGAGTGCATGACGTTGCCGCGCGGCGTGGGCGGCGCCGGACTGAGTGCAGCTTCCGCCGGCACCAACACAG ATgtgcaacaaattaaattaccacCAAACGGAACCGCCATCGGCATCCACATGCGGGCATCGCAAGCCTCGCCGGAAAACCGTCCCCTGCTCGCcacccaccagcagcagcagcagcaacagcaaatgGTCTCGTCCGGCCACTCGCACCACCATGCGCACCAtggacagcagcagcagcagcatcaagaTAGTTTAACGCAATTAAAATCACAAAATCTGAAGAACAACAACTCCTGCCCGCAGCAGCTACCGCACGCGGCCATGAGCGAGATGCGGGTCTGA